From a region of the Methanolobus tindarius DSM 2278 genome:
- a CDS encoding deoxyhypusine synthase → MEHCHSHGEKLKNPIRQAKITENMGVDELVHAIDGCAFGAGKLADAVDIYTEMLANGSTSFFGLAGAMVPAGMRQIVTDLIYDGYIDVLVTTGANMVHEIVESMGLHHYKGCAECDDIELKHDEINRIYDVYLPEPYFVDFEEKLKAILSDVGTDTISIREFMTHLGNNIEDRDSILKAAADMNVPVYCPAIQDSMIGLQAWLYKQSNPLNVDAFADMKEIIDICYEAKDPGAVLIGGGVPKNYIFQSMLITHQEFEYAIQLTMDTPETGGLSGATLDEARSWGKVSETARSVTVHSDATITLPIMVAAARSRLAKM, encoded by the coding sequence ATGGAACATTGTCATTCACATGGAGAAAAACTGAAAAATCCTATCAGACAGGCGAAGATCACAGAGAATATGGGCGTTGATGAACTGGTACATGCAATCGATGGGTGTGCTTTTGGTGCAGGAAAACTTGCAGACGCCGTTGACATCTACACTGAGATGCTTGCAAACGGGTCAACCAGTTTCTTCGGGCTTGCCGGTGCCATGGTTCCGGCAGGAATGCGTCAGATAGTTACCGATCTAATATACGATGGCTACATCGATGTGCTGGTCACAACCGGTGCAAACATGGTTCACGAAATCGTGGAATCCATGGGGCTGCACCACTACAAAGGCTGCGCCGAATGTGACGACATCGAACTTAAACACGATGAGATAAACAGGATATACGATGTCTACCTTCCTGAACCTTATTTTGTAGACTTCGAGGAAAAACTCAAAGCCATACTCTCAGATGTTGGAACTGACACCATATCCATCAGGGAATTCATGACACACCTTGGAAATAACATAGAGGACAGGGACTCAATCTTAAAAGCAGCAGCAGACATGAACGTACCGGTCTACTGTCCTGCAATCCAGGACTCAATGATCGGACTTCAGGCATGGCTCTACAAACAGAGCAACCCGCTCAACGTTGATGCCTTTGCAGACATGAAAGAGATAATCGATATCTGCTACGAGGCAAAAGACCCTGGAGCAGTTCTTATCGGCGGCGGAGTTCCAAAGAACTACATCTTCCAGTCTATGCTCATAACACACCAGGAATTCGAATACGCAATCCAGCTTACAATGGACACTCCAGAAACAGGAGGTCTTAGTGGTGCAACACTTGATGAAGCACGTTCATGGGGTAAGGTCAGCGAAACAGCACGCTCAGTAACAGTCCACTCTGATGCCACCATCACACTTCCGATAATGGTTGCAGCAGCAAGGAGCAGACTTGCAAAAATGTAA
- the pyrF gene encoding orotidine-5'-phosphate decarboxylase gives MERKTGLILALDVTDRLEAVEISEKVAGYVDAIKIGYPLVLSTGMDMISQLSKFAPIIADFKVADIPNTNRLICEQVFKAGADAVIVQGFTGHDSLEAAVKLAKEENKDIYVVTEMSHPGALDFMQQVGEGIAKMAADAKASGVVAPATRPERVAEIRKIIGNDLSIISPGVGAQGGSASDVIKAGADWVIVGRAIYQAEDPAMAAKKLVDEMKEFI, from the coding sequence ATGGAAAGAAAGACAGGACTCATACTTGCACTTGATGTCACAGACAGGCTTGAGGCAGTGGAAATATCTGAAAAGGTTGCGGGCTATGTTGATGCAATCAAAATCGGCTATCCACTCGTACTTTCAACCGGAATGGATATGATAAGCCAGCTTTCAAAATTCGCTCCTATAATCGCTGACTTTAAGGTAGCAGACATCCCTAATACAAACCGCCTGATATGTGAACAGGTTTTCAAGGCAGGAGCAGATGCAGTTATCGTCCAGGGATTTACCGGACATGACAGTCTTGAAGCTGCTGTAAAACTTGCAAAGGAAGAGAACAAGGACATTTATGTGGTCACTGAAATGAGCCATCCGGGTGCACTTGATTTCATGCAGCAGGTCGGAGAAGGAATCGCAAAGATGGCAGCAGATGCAAAAGCATCAGGTGTAGTTGCTCCGGCAACACGTCCTGAAAGGGTTGCAGAGATAAGAAAGATAATCGGAAACGATCTTTCAATAATCTCACCAGGTGTAGGTGCACAGGGTGGTTCAGCTTCAGATGTCATTAAAGCAGGAGCTGACTGGGTAATAGTTGGCAGAGCAATCTACCAGGCCGAAGATCCTGCAATGGCTGCAAAAAAGTTAGTTGATGAGATGAAAGAGTTCATCTGA
- a CDS encoding coiled-coil domain-containing protein — MNPLNLTGRNKENDNSSKVFTPNIYRKPVMKEEHEDVNNASSGPQNYVPASDKNDDTFSSNSNISTQASTQVVNIPEGFNSNIEGLIEKEAELVKIRERYESEISEYESKQKELDKLKNEFSEQEKQLRKKCSIIKSASERANKAISQDQKDDLEKEIAEFEKKREELEVRVKEFEVSRQKHEKDFAEYKAKKDELDSLRLAYETEFEQYKAKRSELDEQCRILEEQLLKGEELSIEFTKATSQAALEVIKAGYYSELKEFNRKKADFQTIKTQLEDDESLLNEKRSSIEKMREHIQTDISDIGNKAKELESTVAGYEERLKEHQEKELSFEEKIKAFDEKKAEFKAERERIKLEHEENIRAFEATFEERKAAIDAEREELRLKHEENVRAHEEKERAFQEDMNALEAKKAEIKAESENIDQKREENSKFEAEMEKMLAEMEDKRKELDEMIEKTNSEIGNHVTIHRQNLDIKKLNNKLEQQTIYIQSLESSVAELKRNLEEARCDVKKNEVFSQILKTNMELMDKPQSI, encoded by the coding sequence ATGAATCCATTGAACTTAACAGGTAGGAACAAGGAAAATGATAATTCATCCAAGGTATTCACCCCTAATATCTACCGCAAGCCCGTTATGAAAGAGGAACATGAAGACGTAAATAATGCTTCATCAGGTCCTCAGAACTATGTACCTGCATCCGATAAAAATGATGACACTTTTTCCAGTAATTCTAATATTTCTACTCAGGCATCAACCCAGGTAGTTAATATTCCGGAGGGTTTCAATTCCAATATAGAGGGACTTATTGAGAAAGAAGCTGAACTCGTTAAAATCAGAGAACGCTATGAGTCTGAAATTAGCGAGTATGAAAGCAAGCAGAAAGAACTTGATAAGCTTAAAAATGAATTTAGCGAACAGGAAAAACAACTCCGCAAAAAGTGTTCTATCATAAAATCTGCCAGTGAAAGAGCAAATAAGGCTATTTCACAAGACCAGAAAGATGATCTTGAAAAAGAGATTGCTGAATTTGAAAAGAAGCGTGAGGAACTTGAAGTCCGTGTCAAAGAGTTTGAAGTATCCAGACAGAAACATGAGAAGGATTTTGCTGAATATAAAGCTAAAAAGGATGAACTTGATTCCCTGAGATTAGCTTATGAAACTGAATTTGAACAGTACAAAGCAAAGAGATCCGAGCTGGATGAACAATGCAGGATACTTGAAGAGCAGCTTTTAAAGGGAGAAGAGCTATCCATTGAGTTCACTAAAGCAACATCACAGGCAGCACTTGAAGTTATTAAGGCTGGATATTATTCAGAGCTGAAAGAGTTTAACAGGAAAAAAGCAGATTTCCAGACAATAAAAACACAGTTAGAAGATGATGAATCACTTCTGAATGAAAAACGCTCTTCCATTGAGAAGATGAGAGAGCACATCCAGACTGATATTTCTGACATTGGAAACAAGGCAAAAGAACTTGAGAGTACTGTTGCTGGCTATGAAGAAAGGCTTAAAGAGCATCAGGAAAAGGAGCTTTCTTTTGAAGAAAAGATAAAGGCTTTTGATGAAAAGAAAGCAGAATTTAAAGCCGAACGTGAAAGGATTAAGCTGGAGCATGAGGAGAACATCAGAGCCTTTGAGGCGACCTTTGAGGAGAGAAAGGCTGCGATTGATGCCGAGCGTGAAGAACTCAGGTTAAAGCATGAAGAAAATGTCAGGGCTCATGAAGAGAAGGAGCGTGCTTTCCAGGAAGATATGAATGCTCTTGAAGCTAAGAAAGCTGAGATTAAAGCTGAAAGCGAGAATATTGACCAGAAGCGTGAGGAGAATTCAAAGTTTGAAGCTGAGATGGAAAAAATGCTTGCTGAGATGGAAGATAAAAGAAAAGAACTTGATGAAATGATCGAGAAAACAAACAGTGAGATCGGAAATCATGTTACTATTCATCGTCAGAACCTTGACATTAAGAAGCTCAACAATAAGCTGGAACAGCAGACAATCTACATACAGAGTCTTGAATCATCTGTTGCGGAACTTAAAAGAAACCTTGAGGAAGCAAGGTGTGATGTTAAAAAGAACGAAGTATTCTCACAGATACTTAAAACCAATATGGAACTGATGGACAAACCACAGTCCATATGA
- a CDS encoding rod shape-determining protein, whose product MEDQTTSDNSLYIGIDAGMFKTSVCTSEGKKFTERSAVVVSTEGSNNQEQKVVSGKDALELEDGNIIELFKGELRTEEDIDACRKFLKSILEKHDVDASRDKYAILGTPSNASREYKRKFLELANEVFSGAMLVDELFCASYKNNLPDKSIIVDIGYSKTDISIIDSEVPRENDCLRLSCAGKDIDSEIVKLISERWEDSKVTEELASEWKEKYGRLVSAPDTCVVDVPLESGNVQESIIEELQLACEFVVTDIVSGIIKLISDIEPELREKLRNNIHILGGTSDLEGLDIFIENELKVLGGGKVICDIDPVYGISEGALEIAKNMPPEFWTQLNAENKNKEMIV is encoded by the coding sequence ATGGAAGATCAGACAACCAGTGACAATAGCCTGTATATTGGAATAGATGCAGGAATGTTCAAAACATCTGTGTGTACCAGTGAAGGTAAAAAATTCACAGAACGCAGTGCAGTTGTTGTTTCCACTGAGGGCAGCAACAACCAGGAACAAAAAGTAGTATCCGGCAAGGATGCACTTGAACTGGAAGATGGGAATATAATAGAGCTTTTCAAAGGTGAACTCCGGACAGAGGAAGACATAGACGCTTGCAGAAAGTTCCTGAAATCCATTCTTGAAAAGCACGATGTTGACGCAAGCAGAGATAAGTATGCGATACTTGGAACTCCTTCTAATGCAAGCAGAGAATACAAACGTAAATTCCTTGAGCTTGCAAATGAGGTATTTTCAGGTGCTATGCTTGTCGATGAACTCTTTTGTGCATCCTACAAGAATAATCTTCCTGACAAATCCATTATAGTGGATATTGGGTACAGTAAAACAGATATATCCATAATTGACAGTGAAGTTCCCAGGGAAAATGATTGCCTGAGACTTTCATGTGCCGGGAAAGATATTGATTCTGAAATTGTTAAGCTCATTAGCGAAAGGTGGGAAGATTCAAAAGTAACCGAGGAACTTGCCAGTGAATGGAAAGAGAAATACGGCCGGCTGGTTTCAGCTCCGGACACATGTGTCGTTGACGTACCTCTTGAAAGTGGCAATGTTCAGGAATCTATTATTGAAGAGTTGCAACTGGCATGTGAATTCGTTGTAACGGATATTGTATCGGGAATTATCAAACTGATATCTGATATTGAACCGGAATTGCGTGAAAAACTAAGGAACAACATCCATATTTTAGGGGGGACCAGCGACCTTGAGGGGCTTGATATTTTTATCGAGAACGAACTGAAGGTGCTTGGCGGTGGTAAAGTCATTTGTGATATCGATCCTGTATACGGGATCTCAGAAGGTGCACTTGAAATTGCAAAGAATATGCCACCGGAATTCTGGACTCAGCTGAATGCTGAAAACAAAAATAAGGAAATGATAGTATGA
- a CDS encoding Ppx/GppA phosphatase family protein translates to MKFAAIDVGSNAVRLLLSKVDSEGVEPVFEKISFIRMPIRLGEDAFIHNNISPEKESRLIKTMIGFKYLMDAYEPLDYMACATSAMREAENSDEIIARIKKKSGIDLNVISGRKEAKIIYSNRIEKIIGSDDSTYLHVDVGGGSTELILFKGKKVFAYRSFNIGTIRLLEGIVTKDEWNEMKKWVRKVTNDHTPDYAIGSGGNINKLHRMSGRKDGTLLLRDDIRQLKKYLRGFTLEQRITKLGLRPDRADVIVPASKIYYSVMKWGDIEYMHVPKLGLADGIVHVLYKKHTDRYIK, encoded by the coding sequence ATGAAATTTGCTGCCATTGACGTTGGTTCGAATGCTGTCAGGCTTCTTCTCTCAAAAGTAGATTCTGAAGGAGTTGAACCGGTCTTTGAGAAGATATCATTTATACGCATGCCAATCAGACTTGGTGAAGATGCTTTCATTCACAATAATATTTCTCCGGAAAAAGAATCACGTCTCATAAAAACCATGATTGGATTTAAGTATCTGATGGACGCGTACGAACCACTGGATTACATGGCATGCGCCACTTCAGCCATGCGTGAAGCAGAAAACAGCGATGAAATCATTGCCAGGATTAAAAAGAAAAGCGGCATTGATCTGAATGTGATAAGCGGCAGGAAAGAAGCAAAGATAATCTATTCAAACAGGATTGAAAAGATAATCGGAAGCGATGATTCAACTTACCTGCATGTTGATGTGGGTGGTGGAAGCACAGAACTTATCCTGTTTAAGGGGAAAAAAGTATTCGCGTACAGGTCATTCAATATTGGTACAATCCGGTTGCTTGAAGGCATTGTAACAAAAGATGAATGGAATGAGATGAAAAAATGGGTCAGGAAAGTGACCAATGACCATACTCCGGATTATGCCATTGGCAGTGGCGGCAACATTAATAAACTTCATCGAATGTCAGGCCGAAAAGACGGTACACTACTTTTAAGGGATGATATACGTCAGCTTAAAAAATACCTTAGAGGCTTTACTCTGGAACAGAGGATAACAAAACTTGGTTTAAGGCCGGACAGGGCTGATGTTATAGTTCCAGCTTCCAAGATTTATTACTCTGTCATGAAATGGGGTGACATTGAATACATGCATGTACCAAAACTTGGTCTGGCGGATGGAATAGTGCATGTACTGTACAAGAAACATACAGATAGATATATAAAATAA
- the ppk1 gene encoding polyphosphate kinase 1: MSFMSNEVNEYVNREISWLSFNARVLQEAKDPSVPLLERLKFLGIFSSNLDEFFSVRVGTLQRMIDADVKSKAMVGASPKKVMKEVHSTVLDLRDEFDKVFTRVTKELETQNIFIVDETQLDDKQKAFLKIYFQEKVRPRLIPVMLKDIPDFPYLKNQVIYLVVDVRKKWDPQSSKFALIEVPADVLPRFVNLPDSEGRKCVIMLDDIIRFGLDDIFSTFDYDSIGAYTIKLTRDAELDIDDDVTKSFFEKVSESLEERKKGQPVRFVYDREMPYYLLDFTLKRLDIQKFENLVPGGKYHNAKDFMGFPEIGPESFYYEKKQPLPHKDLRKHKSMLAAIREKDILLHYPYQSFDYFIDLLREAAIDPNVTSIKVTLYRVARNSNVINALINAIKNGKTVTVVIELQARFDEESNIYWTQKLEHAGARIIDGVPGLKVHSKLCHITRKEGEDTIHYSCIGTGNFNESTAKLYCDHMLMTRNEDITNEVEKIFDFFDHNYKVYDYEHLVVAPLQMRNKFVKLIDNEIKNARAGKPAYIHAKMNSLVDSGMIDKLYEANDAGVKIKLVIRGICSLVPGVEGLSENIEVTSIVDKYLEHSRIFIFCNEGQEKYYISSADWMGRNLNRRVEVATPIYDLALQKELREHMDIQFSDNTKARIINEKQDNRYVRNECNFCRAQEDIYAFLEKQLQNEDTE, translated from the coding sequence ATGAGTTTTATGTCTAATGAAGTAAACGAATATGTCAACAGGGAAATCAGCTGGCTTTCTTTCAATGCAAGAGTACTGCAGGAAGCAAAGGATCCCAGTGTCCCTTTACTTGAGCGTCTGAAATTCCTTGGGATATTTTCTTCCAATCTGGATGAATTCTTTAGCGTGAGGGTAGGTACTCTGCAAAGGATGATAGATGCGGATGTGAAATCAAAAGCAATGGTCGGAGCATCGCCTAAAAAGGTCATGAAAGAAGTACACAGTACCGTACTTGACCTGAGGGATGAATTCGATAAGGTTTTCACAAGAGTTACAAAAGAACTTGAAACTCAGAATATTTTCATTGTCGATGAAACCCAGCTTGATGATAAGCAGAAAGCATTCCTGAAAATTTATTTCCAGGAAAAAGTTCGCCCACGTCTTATTCCTGTAATGCTGAAAGACATCCCGGATTTCCCATACCTTAAAAACCAGGTCATATACCTGGTGGTAGATGTCAGAAAGAAATGGGATCCCCAAAGCTCAAAATTTGCATTGATAGAAGTTCCTGCAGACGTGCTTCCACGTTTTGTTAATCTTCCGGATTCAGAGGGACGAAAATGTGTAATCATGCTTGATGACATCATCCGTTTCGGACTGGATGACATATTCTCAACCTTTGATTATGACTCCATAGGCGCATACACTATTAAACTTACAAGAGATGCTGAGCTTGATATTGATGATGATGTGACCAAGAGTTTCTTTGAAAAAGTATCAGAGAGTCTTGAGGAAAGAAAAAAAGGCCAGCCGGTACGTTTTGTTTATGACAGGGAAATGCCGTATTATCTTCTTGATTTCACTCTGAAAAGGCTGGATATACAGAAATTCGAAAACCTTGTACCAGGCGGGAAATATCATAATGCAAAGGATTTCATGGGATTCCCGGAAATAGGGCCCGAATCATTTTATTATGAAAAGAAGCAGCCTTTGCCACACAAAGACCTGAGAAAGCATAAGAGTATGCTTGCTGCTATCAGGGAAAAGGACATTCTTCTACACTATCCATATCAGTCTTTTGATTATTTCATTGATCTGCTTCGGGAAGCGGCAATCGATCCTAATGTTACAAGCATAAAAGTTACCTTATACAGGGTCGCACGCAATTCAAATGTAATCAATGCACTCATAAACGCTATCAAGAATGGAAAAACAGTTACTGTTGTCATTGAACTCCAGGCTCGTTTTGATGAAGAATCCAACATTTACTGGACACAGAAACTTGAACATGCTGGTGCAAGAATTATTGATGGTGTGCCGGGCCTGAAAGTGCATTCCAAACTCTGCCACATTACACGGAAAGAAGGAGAAGACACTATTCATTATTCCTGTATCGGAACCGGGAACTTCAATGAATCCACTGCCAAACTCTATTGCGACCACATGTTGATGACAAGAAATGAAGATATCACAAATGAAGTTGAAAAAATCTTTGATTTCTTTGACCATAACTACAAGGTATACGATTATGAGCATCTGGTCGTTGCACCACTCCAGATGCGTAATAAGTTTGTAAAACTCATTGATAATGAAATAAAAAACGCAAGAGCAGGGAAACCAGCATACATTCATGCTAAGATGAACAGCCTTGTTGACAGTGGTATGATAGACAAACTCTATGAAGCTAATGATGCCGGAGTTAAGATTAAGCTTGTTATCAGGGGAATATGTTCACTTGTCCCGGGTGTTGAAGGACTTAGTGAGAATATTGAAGTTACAAGTATAGTAGATAAATATCTTGAGCACTCCAGAATATTTATTTTCTGTAACGAGGGACAGGAAAAATATTACATTTCATCTGCTGACTGGATGGGAAGAAACCTCAACAGGCGTGTTGAAGTTGCTACACCGATATACGATCTGGCTTTACAGAAAGAACTGAGAGAACACATGGACATCCAGTTTTCTGATAATACAAAAGCCAGAATAATTAATGAAAAACAGGACAACAGATATGTCAGAAACGAATGTAATTTCTGCCGTGCCCAGGAAGATATATACGCGTTCCTTGAAAAACAACTGCAAAATGAGGACACAGAATGA
- a CDS encoding CHAD domain-containing protein: MSSNIFVRKYSLAASLGFLAGLVSCMTGLLFAIVSRLNRGSGTETILVVCMLLATGVVLILSGINAAGIRQKLSRSYSFLAGLLLSATGLLVFMSSFPDNWVYPRVSYAIIAYSLGIFLLLINIFVNYFLQALGDSRRQEEKYQKDSVPCTEPQHNDCSVLTTFAGILMTNITSGTYEPAFLTGTSDNENTYMVSDTNSEEKRSESIIMEFNEEKTITETEVVTAADAVDDENYKMCNVEEEPEETTALETTQFPEIAEVIEPEIEKEIEDIEETQETEDEDKADNQPEEDPSSNEKSDLKELIVPYAEFRSLKKTNIKSDDTMREAARKILMYHFGQMLEHERGTKIGRDIEELHDMRVAAMRMRSIVEVLEDYLNMKDMTPYYKGVKSIRKTLGTVRDLDVFLEKIDHYLTAQPLERALEIEPLTDSLLIERAKHRGNMLVYLDDSPYNKFKKNFADYLNTKKSWKMKSAKKNGEPIPARVVDVLPVLLYSQLATVRAYGDVLTDDTKIDPYLEKYHQLRIDVKILRYTIEFFKEVLGSESKSIIKDLKGLQDNLGDMHDTVVALEMLENFEKYGVWGEAHGKKSSIRDYPGVDAYMEYRKKELASLLDSFPEAWSKVIDPDFSVRFSQAIAGIYNS; encoded by the coding sequence ATGTCATCGAATATATTTGTAAGAAAATACTCCTTAGCGGCATCACTGGGTTTTCTTGCAGGCCTGGTGTCATGCATGACAGGGTTACTTTTTGCTATTGTCAGCAGACTCAACCGAGGTTCTGGGACTGAGACAATCCTGGTTGTCTGCATGTTACTTGCCACAGGAGTAGTATTGATCCTATCTGGAATCAATGCTGCAGGAATACGCCAGAAGCTCTCACGTAGTTATTCTTTCCTTGCAGGTCTGTTGTTATCCGCAACCGGACTGCTTGTTTTTATGTCATCTTTCCCTGACAACTGGGTTTATCCACGGGTCAGCTATGCAATAATAGCCTATTCACTTGGAATTTTCCTGCTTTTAATCAATATCTTTGTCAATTATTTCCTGCAGGCACTGGGAGATTCCAGGCGGCAGGAAGAAAAATACCAGAAGGATAGTGTTCCATGTACTGAACCTCAGCACAATGACTGTTCTGTCCTTACAACATTTGCAGGCATTCTAATGACTAATATCACATCAGGTACCTATGAGCCTGCTTTTCTTACAGGTACAAGTGATAATGAAAATACCTACATGGTAAGTGATACAAATTCTGAAGAAAAACGTTCGGAGTCCATAATTATGGAATTCAATGAGGAAAAAACCATCACCGAAACTGAAGTTGTAACTGCAGCAGATGCAGTTGACGATGAAAATTATAAAATGTGTAATGTTGAAGAGGAACCGGAAGAAACTACAGCTCTTGAAACAACACAGTTCCCTGAAATAGCAGAAGTTATTGAACCTGAAATTGAAAAAGAAATCGAGGATATTGAAGAAACTCAGGAAACAGAGGATGAAGATAAAGCAGATAATCAACCTGAAGAAGATCCCTCTTCAAATGAAAAGTCTGATCTTAAGGAACTTATTGTACCCTATGCGGAATTCAGGTCACTTAAAAAGACAAATATAAAATCTGATGATACAATGCGTGAAGCTGCACGCAAGATCCTCATGTATCATTTCGGTCAGATGCTTGAACATGAGAGAGGTACAAAAATCGGAAGGGATATTGAAGAACTCCATGATATGAGGGTTGCTGCAATGCGTATGCGTTCAATTGTAGAGGTTCTTGAGGATTATCTTAACATGAAAGATATGACTCCCTATTACAAGGGCGTAAAATCCATAAGGAAAACACTTGGAACTGTTCGTGATCTGGACGTGTTCCTTGAGAAGATAGACCATTATCTTACAGCCCAGCCACTTGAAAGAGCCCTGGAAATTGAGCCTCTCACAGACTCTCTCCTGATTGAAAGAGCAAAGCATCGTGGAAATATGCTTGTGTACCTTGATGATTCACCTTATAATAAATTCAAAAAGAACTTTGCAGACTATCTGAATACTAAGAAATCATGGAAGATGAAATCTGCAAAGAAAAATGGTGAACCTATACCTGCCAGAGTCGTTGATGTATTGCCAGTGCTTCTTTATTCCCAGCTTGCAACTGTCAGGGCATATGGTGATGTACTTACTGACGACACAAAAATTGATCCTTACCTTGAAAAATACCACCAGCTAAGAATTGATGTGAAGATACTGCGTTATACCATTGAGTTCTTTAAGGAAGTTCTTGGTTCCGAATCAAAGAGCATTATAAAAGATCTCAAAGGTCTTCAGGACAATCTTGGTGATATGCATGATACTGTGGTTGCACTCGAAATGCTTGAAAACTTTGAGAAATATGGCGTGTGGGGAGAAGCACACGGAAAGAAATCAAGTATCAGGGATTATCCGGGCGTCGATGCATATATGGAATACAGGAAAAAGGAACTTGCATCCTTGCTGGATTCATTCCCTGAAGCATGGTCAAAGGTTATTGACCCTGATTTCAGTGTAAGGTTTTCACAGGCAATTGCAGGAATTTACAACTCCTGA
- a CDS encoding 4Fe-4S binding protein yields the protein MPWVNKKKCVSCKKCVKKCPVDAIEMVKGKALIEEDKCINCGKCIKICPVKAILKDKEIVKFKISENIKSAKNSLERSKNKSSKKRLIKSQLRQLKREQEIIRGTMKELKRIKL from the coding sequence ATGCCATGGGTTAATAAGAAAAAATGCGTGTCGTGCAAGAAATGCGTCAAAAAATGCCCAGTGGATGCCATTGAAATGGTAAAAGGAAAGGCCTTAATCGAAGAAGATAAGTGCATCAATTGTGGGAAATGCATAAAAATATGTCCCGTCAAAGCGATACTCAAAGATAAGGAAATCGTGAAGTTCAAAATAAGTGAAAATATCAAATCTGCTAAAAACTCACTTGAACGATCCAAAAATAAGAGTTCAAAGAAACGTCTTATCAAGAGTCAGCTACGTCAGCTAAAACGTGAACAGGAAATTATCCGTGGAACTATGAAAGAACTGAAACGGATAAAACTTTAA
- a CDS encoding MgtC/SapB family protein, translated as MDRYQNYFFRRDEDIISIQPGIDPLYATILEKIVLSMMIGILIGLEREHWRSDKKVFAGVRTFSITCITGAVAAFLVDYIGMWILILATVLVLIASASLIYLVNILKGKSGLTTAIALFCTYLLGIIVAQGLYLIAIVTGLLVTFLLIEKKPLHSFAEHLSDEDISSALKFLAVAFVLYPVMPEEPIFGILNLKQSILIVVLVSFISFVSYISLKKLGPRGGIPYSGFFGGFISSEATVAALSGMSKKGSLLKDSVHIGSLLSVVSMIISNTIIALIADPTARTASLMAPPFIIMGIVTLIFVGLKWKKTVNPNDTIDIGSPFALGPAFKFGAVFTILLIFANYANVYGGAEGTYITALGGIVSSSAVTASVAALAFSGNISVQTAGITAVLAGLISTLNKPLYIKISGSPEFFRTAVLSFIIIALCGAVTLLIWSFYM; from the coding sequence TTGGACAGATACCAGAATTATTTCTTCAGGAGGGATGAGGATATTATAAGCATTCAACCGGGCATTGATCCGCTATATGCCACTATACTGGAAAAAATCGTACTTTCAATGATGATAGGAATTCTTATAGGTCTTGAAAGGGAACACTGGCGTTCAGACAAGAAAGTATTTGCAGGTGTGAGGACTTTTTCCATTACATGTATTACAGGTGCAGTTGCTGCATTTCTTGTTGATTACATCGGAATGTGGATACTAATATTAGCTACAGTGTTGGTATTAATTGCCTCTGCCTCCCTTATTTACCTGGTCAATATTCTCAAAGGAAAATCAGGTCTTACCACAGCTATTGCATTGTTCTGTACATATCTTCTGGGAATAATAGTTGCCCAGGGTCTTTATCTTATAGCAATAGTCACAGGACTTCTGGTTACATTCCTGCTTATTGAGAAAAAACCGCTTCACTCCTTTGCAGAACATCTCTCTGATGAGGATATAAGCAGTGCTCTGAAGTTCCTTGCAGTTGCTTTTGTTCTGTATCCTGTTATGCCTGAAGAACCTATCTTTGGAATACTAAACCTGAAACAATCCATACTAATTGTTGTACTTGTTTCCTTTATCAGTTTTGTAAGCTACATCTCCCTGAAAAAACTCGGACCTCGCGGAGGTATTCCTTACTCGGGTTTCTTTGGAGGTTTTATTAGCAGTGAAGCAACTGTTGCAGCTCTGTCCGGTATGTCAAAAAAAGGTTCATTGCTTAAAGATTCGGTTCACATCGGCTCTTTATTGTCAGTGGTTTCTATGATCATAAGCAACACTATTATTGCATTAATAGCCGATCCAACTGCCCGGACCGCTTCTCTGATGGCTCCTCCGTTTATTATTATGGGCATTGTAACTCTCATATTTGTAGGTCTGAAATGGAAAAAGACAGTAAATCCCAATGATACTATAGATATAGGTTCACCGTTTGCACTTGGTCCGGCATTCAAGTTTGGTGCTGTTTTTACAATACTGCTGATTTTTGCAAATTATGCTAATGTCTACGGAGGCGCCGAAGGAACCTATATAACCGCACTTGGTGGAATTGTCAGCAGCTCGGCAGTTACTGCTTCGGTTGCAGCTCTCGCTTTCTCAGGTAACATTTCTGTCCAGACCGCAGGAATAACGGCTGTGCTTGCAGGCCTTATAAGTACTCTCAATAAGCCATTGTATATCAAAATAAGCGGTTCACCTGAGTTTTTCAGGACAGCCGTCCTGTCTTTCATAATTATTGCATTGTGTGGAGCAGTCACTCTGTTGATATGGAGTTTCTATATGTGA